Proteins from one Oscillospiraceae bacterium genomic window:
- a CDS encoding M20/M25/M40 family metallo-hydrolase — protein sequence MLLKELTQRFGVSGSETEIAEFIKKTAAPYVDEFIEGGLGSVIALKKGSSKTPKKIMPSAHMDEIGFCVMSFTAGGMVKLRAVGGIPIPLTIGQRIRFANGVVGAVSADCAYDDVKGNFTKLYADIGANNKEDAEKLLSVGDFACYDAPYTEMANNRICTKALDNRIGCYILLECMKKYQNPVHDVYYVFSSQEEVGLRGARTAAQLLDPDEGIAVDIGGCFDTPESAGKGNPVLGGGAAIKVMDMSVICDKGIVKKMKDIAAEKNIKVQMEVLAGGGTDAGAINQVGEGKKTGGISIPTRYGHGPISMVDLNDVQNCIDLLGEYISVK from the coding sequence ATGCTTTTAAAGGAACTCACTCAGCGGTTCGGTGTCAGCGGCAGCGAAACCGAAATTGCCGAATTTATCAAAAAGACCGCCGCACCCTATGTCGATGAATTTATCGAAGGCGGTCTGGGCAGCGTCATCGCGCTCAAAAAAGGCAGTTCAAAGACCCCGAAAAAGATCATGCCGAGTGCCCATATGGACGAGATCGGCTTCTGTGTGATGTCATTCACCGCCGGCGGTATGGTAAAACTGCGTGCGGTCGGCGGAATTCCGATCCCGCTGACTATCGGACAGCGAATCCGGTTTGCCAATGGCGTAGTCGGCGCGGTTTCAGCCGATTGCGCGTATGATGACGTTAAGGGCAACTTTACCAAGCTCTATGCCGATATCGGTGCAAACAACAAAGAGGACGCGGAAAAGCTACTCTCGGTCGGCGATTTTGCCTGCTATGACGCGCCGTATACCGAGATGGCAAACAATCGTATCTGCACCAAAGCGCTGGATAATCGTATCGGCTGTTATATCCTGCTTGAGTGCATGAAAAAATATCAAAACCCCGTCCACGATGTCTACTACGTCTTCAGCAGCCAGGAAGAAGTGGGCTTACGCGGTGCAAGAACGGCGGCGCAGCTGCTCGATCCCGACGAGGGCATCGCGGTCGACATCGGCGGCTGCTTCGACACGCCCGAATCTGCCGGAAAAGGCAATCCGGTACTCGGCGGCGGCGCGGCAATCAAGGTGATGGATATGTCGGTCATTTGCGATAAGGGCATCGTTAAAAAGATGAAAGATATCGCAGCCGAAAAGAACATCAAAGTCCAGATGGAAGTGCTGGCCGGCGGCGGCACCGACGCGGGTGCGATCAATCAGGTCGGTGAAGGTAAAAAGACCGGCGGCATCTCGATTCCGACGCGCTACGGTCACGGACCGATCTCAATGGTTGATCTCAATGATGTGCAGAACTGCATCGACCTTCTCGGAGAATACATCAGCGTAAAATGA